ATGATGGTATTTCAAAAGACTATACTAATGAGAATAATTGTAATAACGATAGTCTAAATAAAACATCTTTTAGCAAATACTCAAATAATGATATACAAAATTTTAGTCCCACAGATAATGCAGTCAGACATTTATATGATAAGGGCAGTAGCAACAATGGCTATGTTGAAAAAAACGAAAAAGCAGAGCTAGGGGTTGTTGTACCTATTGGCGATTTAAATGAAATCAATAGGGGTGCTTATAATAGTGATAAAAACAGCGAAAGTATCGATAAGAACAGCACGCTTAATATAGCAGTTGATACGAGTTACGCTAACAGTATGGCTACCACAAACGAAGATACATAAATATCGTAAAAGTCTGTATAAAAG
This window of the Campylobacter suis genome carries:
- a CDS encoding helix-turn-helix domain-containing protein; amino-acid sequence: MINIADIILYSVEDIESILGISKRAQARLRNLGILPCRKMGAIYYYTEEDISRFIANSKYDHTKVGKNYKTCKDGASKEADISKIFDEINASKMTKQAEQLPLITTDKSDEISEQEDDGISKDYTNENNCNNDSLNKTSFSKYSNNDIQNFSPTDNAVRHLYDKGSSNNGYVEKNEKAELGVVVPIGDLNEINRGAYNSDKNSESIDKNSTLNIAVDTSYANSMATTNEDT